In the genome of Leguminivora glycinivorella isolate SPB_JAAS2020 chromosome 21, LegGlyc_1.1, whole genome shotgun sequence, one region contains:
- the LOC125237329 gene encoding acyl-CoA Delta(11) desaturase-like — CAFGYAHWAESFTAVYHISLLRLVIFSHVTFCINSAAHKYGYKPYDKNITPTQIPALSFAALGEGYHNYHHVFPYDYKTAELGNNFMNLATNFIDFMAWIGWAYDLKSVSEDMVAKKMMKTGDGTDLWGRLPENDDYIWGWGDQDMSEEDKKALLHF; from the coding sequence tgtgcattcggctacgcacactgggccGAATCCTTCACCGCCGTCTACCACATCTCCCTTCTCCGTCTCGTCATCTTCTCCCACGTCACCTTCTGCATCAACAGCGCCGCCCACAAATACGGCTACAAGCCTTACGACAAAAACATCACTCCTACACAAATCCCCGCACTGTCCTTCGCCGCTTTAGGAGAAGGATATCATAATTATCACCATGTCTTCCCGTATGACTATAAAACAGCAGAATTAGGAAACAATTTTATGAACTTAGCAACAAACTTCATAGATTTCATGGCATGGATAGGATGGGCTTATGATTTGAAGAGCGTTTCTGAAGATATGGTTGCAAAGAAAATGATGAAGACTGGAGATGGAACTGATCTGTGGGGGAGATTGCCGGAGAATGATGATTATATCTGGGGATGGGGGGATCAAGATATGTCAGAAGAAGATAAGAAAGCTTTGctacatttttaa
- the LOC125237508 gene encoding acyl-CoA Delta(11) desaturase-like gives ACAFGYAHWAESFTAVYHISLLRLVIFSHVTFCINSAAHKYGYKPYDKNITPTQIPALSFAALGEGYHNYHHVFPYDYKTAELGNNFMNLATNFIDFMAWIGWAYDLKSVSEDMVVKKMMKTGDGTDLWGRFPENDDYIWGWGDQDMSEEDKKALLHF, from the coding sequence GcgtgtgcattcggctacgcacactgggccGAATCCTTCACCGCCGTCTACCACATCTCCCTTCTCCGTCTCGTCATCTTCTCCCACGTCACCTTCTGCATCAACAGCGCCGCCCACAAATACGGCTACAAGCCTTACGACAAAAACATCACTCCTACACAAATCCCCGCACTGTCTTTTGCCGCTTTAGGAGAAGGATATCATAATTATCACCATGTCTTCCCGTATGACTACAAAACAGCTGAATTGGGAAACAATTTTATGAACTTAGCAACAAACTTCATAGATTTCATGGCATGGATAGGATGGGCTTATGATTTGAAGAGCGTTTCTGAAGATATGGTTGTAAAGAAAATGATGAAGACTGGAGATGGAACTGATCTGTGGGGGAGATTTCCGGAGAATGATGATTATATTTGGGGGTGGGGCGATCAAGATATGTCAGAAGAAGATAAGAAAGCTTTActacatttttaa